The Bordetella sp. FB-8 genome includes a window with the following:
- the rpsO gene encoding 30S ribosomal protein S15 — translation MSVADINKSDIVTQFQRAQGDTGSPEVQVALLTARINELTGHFKEHMKDHHSRRGLLRMVSRRRKLLDYLKGRNPDSYRALIEKLGLRK, via the coding sequence ATGTCCGTAGCCGACATCAATAAATCCGACATCGTCACGCAATTCCAACGCGCTCAAGGCGATACCGGATCCCCCGAAGTCCAGGTGGCTCTGCTCACCGCCCGCATCAACGAACTGACCGGTCACTTCAAGGAACACATGAAGGACCACCACTCGCGCCGCGGCCTGCTGCGCATGGTCAGCCGCCGCCGCAAGCTGCTGGACTACCTGAAAGGCCGCAATCCCGATTCGTACCGCGCTCTGATCGAAAAACTCGGTCTGCGCAAGTGA